One Brassica napus cultivar Da-Ae chromosome A5, Da-Ae, whole genome shotgun sequence DNA window includes the following coding sequences:
- the LOC106454695 gene encoding heavy metal-associated isoprenylated plant protein 5-like — protein sequence MGEKQEGAKVEQEKKAATVVSTETTDNKPKSGGGDAAAAPAVAAASAFVFKVDMHCEGCAKKIKRMVKHFAGVKDVTVDMGGNKLMVVGKIDPMKLHEKLEERMKRKVVLANPPPPSPPKVDASTATSGEKKADGVDKAAAPAPPPPAAPKESSVALKIRLHCEGCIQKIKKIILKIKGVQTVAIDAAKDMVTVKGTMDVKELVPLLTKKLKRTVEPLLPAKKDDGAAPAPPAAKKEVTAAGANEAKKEGSEVVEKKQEGGENKKEAGDGVEKKKEAGDGGEKKKEAVEGGDKKKEAGDGEKKEGGGVGGGVAPVAMVNKMDYYGSYPTAPIYWQERHVYGQSYSIEGQTYPMGGQSYPGSGYNYSSESYVPYSYQNMNTPPGMFSDENPNGCSVM from the exons ATGGGAGAG AAACAAGAAGGTGCCAAGGTTGAACAAGAGAAGAAGGCAGCCACCGTAGTCTCTACTGAGACAACCGACAACAAGCCAAAGAGCGGCGGAGGAGATGCAGCCGCAGCCCCGGCCGTGGCTGCTGCATCTGCCTTTGTCTTCAAAGTGGATATGCACTGCGAAGGTTGCGCAAAGAAGATCAAGCGAATGGTGAAGCACTTCGCCGGAGTGAAAGATGTGACGGTGGATATGGGTGGGAACAAGCTCATGGTGGTCGGGAAGATCGATCCGATGAAACTCCACGAGAAGTTGGAGGAAAGAATGAAGAGAAAGGTGGTACTGGCCAACCCACCGCCACCATCACCGCCGAAAGTAGACGCATCTACCGCCACCAGTGGAGAGAAGAAAGCCGATGGTGTAGATAAGGCGGCTGCTCCTGCTCCTCCACCCCCGGCCGCTCCTAAAGAG AGCTCGGTTGCCTTGAAGATCAGACTTCATTGCGAAGGATGTATTcagaaaatcaagaaaataatattgaaaattaaag GCGTCCAAACGGTGGCTATTGATGCAGCCAAAGACATGGTGACTGTAAAAGGAACTATGGATGTTAAAGAACTCGTGCCTCTACTCACTAAAAAGCTCAAACGAACCGTGGAGCCTCTTCTTCCAGCCAAAAAAGACGACGGTGCCGCCCCGGCCCCTCCTGCTGCAAAGAAAGAAGTCACAGCCGCTGGAGCTAACGAAGCAAAGAAGGAAGGAAGTGAAGTCGTAGAGAAGAAGCAAGAGGGTGGAGAGAATAAGAAAGAAGCTGGAGACGGtgtagagaaaaagaaagaggctGGAGACggaggagagaagaagaaagaggctGTAGAGGGCGGAGATAAGAAGAAAGAGGCCGGAGACGGTGAGAAGAAGGAAGGTGGCGGCGTAGGAGGAGGAGTTGCGCCGGTGGCAATGGTGAATAAAATGGATTATTATGGATCATATCCGACGGCTCCAATATATTGGCAAGAAAGACACGTGTACGGCCAGAGTTACTCGATTGAAGGTCAGACTTATCCGATGGGAGGTCAGAGTTATCCAGGTTCAGGATACAATTACTCGAGTGAAAGTTATGTGCCGTACTCGTATCAAAACATGAACACGCCCCCTGGAATGTTCAGCGACGAGAACCCTAATGGCTGCTCTGTTATGTAA